Proteins from a genomic interval of Verrucomicrobiota bacterium:
- a CDS encoding SIS domain-containing protein, whose product MDIQSRIKQILQAEAKAIEAINVTAAFEDSVRLLMDCKSKVLTTGIGKAGLAAQKLAATLCSTGTPATFLHPSEAVHGDLGLVEDKDVMIAFSTSGKSQEVIEMLELSKHLGLNGIIGITSHPDSKLRELSDIVLDMGIIQEPCPLGLAPSASIAVMLAISDAIALTLMELKGITKEDYGLRHHGGYLGRRARVDNLPN is encoded by the coding sequence ATGGATATCCAATCGAGAATAAAGCAAATCCTTCAAGCAGAAGCAAAAGCTATAGAGGCTATTAATGTCACTGCTGCATTTGAGGATTCGGTGAGACTCTTAATGGACTGCAAGAGCAAGGTCTTAACCACAGGAATCGGTAAGGCAGGACTTGCCGCTCAAAAGCTTGCGGCTACTTTATGCTCAACAGGGACACCAGCAACTTTTTTGCATCCAAGTGAAGCGGTTCATGGGGATCTGGGATTAGTAGAAGATAAAGATGTGATGATTGCCTTCTCTACTAGTGGGAAATCTCAAGAGGTAATCGAGATGTTAGAGTTGTCCAAGCACTTAGGGCTGAACGGCATAATAGGAATAACATCTCACCCCGACTCTAAACTAAGAGAACTCAGTGATATTGTTCTAGATATGGGTATCATCCAGGAGCCTTGCCCTTTGGGCTTAGCACCGAGCGCTAGTATTGCCGTTATGTTAGCAATAAGTGATGCTATAGCTCTAACTTTAATGGAATTAAAGGGTATCACAAAGGAAGACTATGGGCTAAGGCATCATGGTGGTTATTTGGGTCGGCGTGCTCGCGTGGATAATCTTCCAAATTAG
- a CDS encoding Flp family type IVb pilin, with protein sequence MLTKIYSKIVADLTTLRSKKGQTLVEYALILALVSIVVIAVLTLLGGQIESIFNEITNSLSAATS encoded by the coding sequence ATGCTAACAAAAATCTATTCTAAAATTGTGGCTGATTTAACCACTCTAAGGTCTAAGAAAGGCCAAACCCTGGTAGAGTATGCCTTGATTTTGGCACTTGTGTCTATTGTAGTAATTGCCGTGCTAACACTCTTAGGTGGTCAAATAGAAAGCATATTCAATGAAATTACGAATAGTCTAAGTGCAGCTACAAGCTAA